The genomic DNA GGACGAAGCGCTCTTCTTCAGCCGCCGCCACCAGCTTGCCGTCGATGTACAACGCGGCTGAAGGGTCATGGCTAAGGGCGCCGGACAGGCCAAGAATCGTCAATGCCACAGGGGTCTAGCCTCTTTAGTCTGCATGCAGGCGCGATGCGCCTTGAAAATTGATGTGCCCTCGCACCGGGCGAGAGACAGCTAAAGGGCGGGATTATAGCGTAAAAGCGCCGACAAGCCTCTAGCGGAACTGGCGGGCCTTCGCGTTGACACTCCCGAGCCTCCCAACATAGACTCCCGTGCAAATGGACTGGGGGATCCCGGTCGGCGCTAATGCCTCGGTGAGATCACCGGGGCTTTTCGCTTTCTGGGGGAGGGAAAACCTTCAACCCCCAATTCTCGAAACCTTCTCCAGCGTTGTTCCGCCGCCCACCGCTGCAGTAGAACTTGCGCTTGAGCACATCGAACGCGCGATTTTCCTGACCGGCCCTCAAAAATGGATCTCGCAACAAGATCAGCCAGCTGCAATCCGGTCGAGTTCACTTGTTTTGTCGCGAAGACGATGTCAAATGGCAGTCGAATTCCCAATCGATTTGCACCACCGCACACTCTGCGGAATTCCAGCTCAAGCTCGTTATCTTCGCGCTTGCCTCGCCGCTCGAAAATCACATGCGTTAATGCTTTTTGTTGATGCTTTTCCTGCAAAAACTCATGCAGCGTTTCCAGACAGAAGCCGAGAGCCAGGTGATAGGGGTTGTCAGCAGATGCCTGCTTTTCACGCAGCAAGGCCTTGTCGATGACGCAGCTGATCAGGACGAAATTGCTGGCCTCGATAATGCCGGTCAACTCGTCAGGAAAGGCCTGCTTGTGTGCTCTTGAAGTGAATAGACTGGAGAATGCTCCTTTTTCTTTTCGGATCTCGAGCTCATGCAGCCCGATCAGATCGTGCCCCATATGGTTGAACTTGAATTTCTGGACGGCCGGATACAAGAGCACCGCCGCTTCAACAATCGCTCGCGACTCGCTCTGACTTTCAAACAAAGAAAACTGCAAAACAATTACCCGCGATCCGATCGCCAATAGATACCGATATTGCCATCCACGAGCTGTTGATAAATCGTGTAGGGCAGCGCCACGGTGTCGAACATACCGGACAACGGCAGGTCCAGCAGCACGAACGGCACCAGAAACCCCGTTGGGTCGGGTGGCGCGTTCAGGACGCAGAAGTCGTAGGCCAAACCACTGTAGATCCGCGGAATGGATTGGCAGTAGGTTTTTTGTTTGCGCAGATCGCGGGCGGCGTCAGCGTCGTCCTGCAACAGGGTCAATACGCTGCCGCAACCTGATAAAACCCAGGAAAAAACGCCCAGCGTCACAGCCTTTTTAATCGTCAAGAGGTGCCCTCCGAAGTGGTCAGGGCAAACTAGCATCGGGGCTGGAGCGGGCACAGTTCATGGCTTCTGTAGAAGCTGTAGGAGAAGTCAGTGGAGTTTGTCCACCGTTTCTCCCGGAGGGATGTGCAGTGTTTGAGCGGGCCTCATTGCCAGCAGACTGGCTCCTACAGGGGAATGCATTTCCAATGTGGGAGTCAGCCTGCTGGCGAATGGATTCAGGCAGCGCTGGAAATGTCTTTGGGCAACCGCTGATCAATCACTCGATGCAACGCGCTGCTCTCGGGCCAGTTGCGCATGAACCGCGCTCGATCCCGAGCGTAGGCCGGTGCGAAACTTGCGACAGAACCATGCTGACACATCGAATCCAGATCGATCAGCGCCCAGCGATCCTCGTGCCAGAACAGGTTATGACCCTTGAAGTCGCCATGACTGATGCGCTCGGCAATCAATCGTGCGAACAATTGATCCAGCGCCTGCAACTCGGCTTCCGGCGCCGCGCCGCTTTCGACGTACGGAGCAAAGCGCTCGATGATGTCCGGCCCCGGTAGAAACTCAGTGACCAGGTAGGCACGGCTGCGCAGCCACAAAAAGCGCTCTTCCCGCACTGCCAGCGGTTTGGGTGTAGCAATGCCGAGGAACGCCAGACGATTGCCTTCGCGCCACGAATGCCACGCGCGGCTTGGGCGCCAGAAACGCTTGAGCCAGTGGGCGAAGCCTTTGATGTTGTAGCGTTTGATCACCAATTGCCGCCCGGCCACATCCACCTTGCCGACACTGGCCGCACCGCCAGTCTTGTACAGATGCCCCTGATCCAGCAGCGCATCCGCCTGCTCCAGCACCGGCAGCATCGCCGCTTCTTCCTCGCGGCGAATCGCCCGCAGACCAAACGCCCCGCGCTGTACGCTAAACAGCGTGCATTCACGACCAACCTTGATCAGGTAGTCCCTGAGGCGCCAGGCGCGCACCTTGTCGATCTGCTTCTGCAAGGCTTCCAGTGGCAACGCATGTTCGGCGTTGCTCAGCAGGTAATACACCAGCAATTCTTCGGTGAACGGCTCCAGTGACTTGGGTAACTGGGCAAAAAACACCCCGAGGTTCTCCAACACTTTTTGCCGCGACAACGGCTGACCGGCCGTTTCCACACAGATTCCGGCGCCGTCGATCAAGTACAGCTGACCGTCGTGACGCAGCAAGTTATCGAGATGCAGGTCTTCCTGCCACAGGCCTTTGCCGTGCAAATGGCCAATCGCGCCGAGCGCCTCGGCCAGCACCGTCGATTGTTCATCCGCCAGCACTGGCAGCGATTCCACTTGTTGCCAGGCATCACCCAGGCTTTGGGCATCTTCGAGCAATTCGAACAGCAGCCATCCGCCCTCGCCGTCCTGCAACCCATCGGCCAGTAGCAGCGGCGTGGTCAGGCCTTGGGCGGCGAGCAGTTTGACGCCGGCAAGCTCGCGCTGAAAATGTCGCGCGGCCTTGCTACCGACCAGCAATTTAGCCAGTACCGGCCGGCCACGCCAGACGCCGGCGCCGACGTAGCGCTGACCCGGCAACACCCGCAGCAGACTCAGTAATTGCAAGTCTGCGGGGCCCGCCGCATCCGCCAGAGCAACTGTCAGCGGCAGACTCGGTGTACGTCCGGCGTTTTTCAGGTCGGACAACTGCATCAGCGGGTCTCCTTGCGACTGCGCCGTACCGTCAGGCGCGTGACCCAACTGTCGACCAGCGAACTGTCTGTCGATTGATCGAGATACGCCGCCAGCAACTCACGCAGTTGCGCCTCGCTCCATTGCGGCGCACGGCGCAGCAACGGCTCCAGATCCTTGACCCGATCACGCAGGCCAAACAGCAAAGGCCGGGTCTTTTCCAGGTCGATCAACTGCGCCTGATAGCCGTCGCCATCAGCCTGCAGAAAAATGTGTTTGGGGTAGAAGCAGCCGTGCACCTGGCGCACACCGTGCAGGCGGCGCGCCAGGTGCCCGCAGGCTTTG from Pseudomonas baetica includes the following:
- a CDS encoding YceK/YidQ family lipoprotein, with protein sequence MTIKKAVTLGVFSWVLSGCGSVLTLLQDDADAARDLRKQKTYCQSIPRIYSGLAYDFCVLNAPPDPTGFLVPFVLLDLPLSGMFDTVALPYTIYQQLVDGNIGIYWRSDRG
- a CDS encoding lipopolysaccharide kinase InaA family protein; this translates as MQLSDLKNAGRTPSLPLTVALADAAGPADLQLLSLLRVLPGQRYVGAGVWRGRPVLAKLLVGSKAARHFQRELAGVKLLAAQGLTTPLLLADGLQDGEGGWLLFELLEDAQSLGDAWQQVESLPVLADEQSTVLAEALGAIGHLHGKGLWQEDLHLDNLLRHDGQLYLIDGAGICVETAGQPLSRQKVLENLGVFFAQLPKSLEPFTEELLVYYLLSNAEHALPLEALQKQIDKVRAWRLRDYLIKVGRECTLFSVQRGAFGLRAIRREEEAAMLPVLEQADALLDQGHLYKTGGAASVGKVDVAGRQLVIKRYNIKGFAHWLKRFWRPSRAWHSWREGNRLAFLGIATPKPLAVREERFLWLRSRAYLVTEFLPGPDIIERFAPYVESGAAPEAELQALDQLFARLIAERISHGDFKGHNLFWHEDRWALIDLDSMCQHGSVASFAPAYARDRARFMRNWPESSALHRVIDQRLPKDISSAA
- a CDS encoding DUF3800 domain-containing protein, which produces MQFSLFESQSESRAIVEAAVLLYPAVQKFKFNHMGHDLIGLHELEIRKEKGAFSSLFTSRAHKQAFPDELTGIIEASNFVLISCVIDKALLREKQASADNPYHLALGFCLETLHEFLQEKHQQKALTHVIFERRGKREDNELELEFRRVCGGANRLGIRLPFDIVFATKQVNSTGLQLADLVARSIFEGRSGKSRVRCAQAQVLLQRWAAEQRWRRFRELGVEGFPSPRKRKAPVISPRH